From Syntrophobacterales bacterium:
ACAAATACATCATGCGCATCACCGGTGACAATGACGAGGGCAAGGCGCAGCTCGACAACTTCATTGATCCGGAGTCCACTTTTCCGGTCATCGCCACGACCTCGCAACTGATGTCCACGGGCGTGGATGCCCAAACCTGCCATCTGATCGTGCTCGACAAACGCATCAACTCCATGACGGAATTCAAGCAGATCATCGGCCGCGGCACCCGCATCAACGAGGATTATAACAAATTCTTCTTTACAATCATGGACTTCAAGCGGGCCACGGCGCTCTTTGCCGACCCGGATTTCGACGGCGATCCCGTGCAGATCTATGAGCCGGATGCAAAAGATTCGGTTGTTCCTCCGGACGACCAGCCCGAGACCGGCGCCGAATATCCTTCGGGCGGAATCTTGATCGATCCGCCCGAGACAGGAGAGCCTCGGAAGAAGTACTACGTCGACGACGTGGAAGTAACCATTGCCACCGAGCGCGTGCAATACCTCGACGCCGATGGCAAGCTCATTACCGAGTCGCTCCGGGACTATACCCGTAAGACCATCCGTAAGGCCTATACCTCACTGAGCGACTTTCTCACCGCATGGAACAGCGCGGAGCGCAAACAGGCCGTGATCGATGAGCTGGCCGGCCAAGGGGTTTTCCTCGACGAACTGGCCGAGCAGGTGGGACGCGACTATGACGCCTTCGATCTCGTCTGCCATGTCGCCTTCGACCAGCCGCCCTTGACCCGCCGTGAGCGAGCCGAGCGCGTGCAAAAACGCCATGTTTTCGCCCGGTACGGCGAGCAGGCGCGGGCCGTTCTTCAGGAGCTGCTGCAGAAGTACGCCGACAGTGGCATCAGGAGCGTGGAATCTCTCGATATCCTGAAAGTTGACCCGCTGACCACCTTCGGCACACCGGTGGAAATCATCAATCTCTTCGGTGGCAAGGAGAACTACCTGGCCGCCATTCAGGAACTGGAAACAGAACTTTACCTCAAGGCGGCCTGACCTATGCCCAATGTCTCCAATATTGTTAAAACCATTCAGGATATCATGCGCAAGGACGCCGGCACCTACGGCGACGCCCAGCGCCTGGAACAGCTCGGCTGGATGTTTTTCCTCAAAATCTTCGACGACCGCGAAAAGGAACTCGAACTCCTCCGAGATGCGTACCGGTCGCCGCTCCCCGCCGAACTGCGCTGGTCCACCTGGGCTGCCGATGACGAGGGCATCACGGGCGAGCCCCTGCTCGATTTCGTCAACAATACCCTCCTGTCTAAGCTGAAGGCCCTGACGGGCGGAACTGGGGACAAGCTCACCCCCCTCATTCGCACCACCTTCGAGGATGCCAACAACTACATGAAGAACGGCACCCTCATGCGGCAGGTCATAAATAAAATCAGTGGCATAGACTTCAATGCCTCCGACGACCGGCACATGTTCGGCGACATCTACGAAAAGCTGCTCAAGGACCTGCAATCCGCCGGCAATGCGGGCGAGTTCTACACGCCCCGGGCCGTCACCCAATTTATCGTCGAGCAGGTCAACCCGCGCCTGGATAAACACGAAATCATCCTCGATCCCGCCTGCGGCACCGGCGGCTTCCTTACCTGCGCCATTGAGTACCTGCGCAAGCAGGCCAAGACGGAAGCCGACGAACGCTTCATTCAGGACTGTTTCGCGGGCATCGAGAAAAAGCATCTGCCCCACGTGCTCTGCATGACCAACCTTCTGCTGCACGGCATCGACATCCCCTCCAATGTTCGCCACGACAACACCCTGGCCCGCCCCCTGCGCGACTGGTCGCCCAGGGAGCGCGTGGATGTCATCGTCACGAATCCGCCCTTCGGCGGCATGGAGGAAGACGGCATCGAGGCCAACTTTCCCGCGGAATTCCGCACCCGTGAGACAGCCGATCTTTTTCTGGTCCTGCTCATGAAGATCCTCAAGCCCGGCGGCCGCGCCGGTCTCGTTCTCCCCGACGGTACACTCTTCGGCGAAGGCGTGAAGACCCGCATCAAGGAAGAGTTGCTCCGCGAGTGCAACCTGCACACCATTGTCCGCCTGCCCAACGGTGTCTTCAATCCCTACACCGGCATCCGGACCAATCTTCTCTTCTTCACCAAGGGTCAGCCAACCACCGAAGTCTGGTACTACGAGCATCCCTATCCGCCCGGCGCCAAGTCCTACAACAAAGGGAAACCGATCCGCATCGAGGAGTTCGAGCCGGAGCGGGCTTGGTGGGGAGATGAAACGAATGGCTTCGCCGGGCGCGTGG
This genomic window contains:
- a CDS encoding type I restriction-modification system subunit M: MPNVSNIVKTIQDIMRKDAGTYGDAQRLEQLGWMFFLKIFDDREKELELLRDAYRSPLPAELRWSTWAADDEGITGEPLLDFVNNTLLSKLKALTGGTGDKLTPLIRTTFEDANNYMKNGTLMRQVINKISGIDFNASDDRHMFGDIYEKLLKDLQSAGNAGEFYTPRAVTQFIVEQVNPRLDKHEIILDPACGTGGFLTCAIEYLRKQAKTEADERFIQDCFAGIEKKHLPHVLCMTNLLLHGIDIPSNVRHDNTLARPLRDWSPRERVDVIVTNPPFGGMEEDGIEANFPAEFRTRETADLFLVLLMKILKPGGRAGLVLPDGTLFGEGVKTRIKEELLRECNLHTIVRLPNGVFNPYTGIRTNLLFFTKGQPTTEVWYYEHPYPPGAKSYNKGKPIRIEEFEPERAWWGDETNGFAGRVENEQAWRVSIDQIKAGNYNLDLKNPHVSDTGPGDLDHLLPEYEKLLAQIAATRAELKAQLQEALTRSMKAEG